The proteins below come from a single Xyrauchen texanus isolate HMW12.3.18 chromosome 3, RBS_HiC_50CHRs, whole genome shotgun sequence genomic window:
- the akr1a1a gene encoding aldo-keto reductase family 1 member A1-A isoform X1, with the protein MTAVRITLSNGQQMPVVGLGTWKSAPGQVKQAVLAALDCGYRHIDCAAAYSNEHEVGEVLNKRVGPGKLLMREDIFVTSKLWNTKHHPDDVEAACKKSLSDLGLSYLDLYLMHWPMAFERGDELMPRGPDGTIRYADTHYKDTWAAMEKLVDQGLVKAIGLSNFNARQIDDILSIAKHKPMVNQVECHPYLIQTQLLAHCWSKGLTVTAYSPLGSSDRPWYKPGEHLLLDDPRVHDLAKRYNKTPAQVIIRWHVQRGLICIPKSVTPSRIKQNITVFDFKLSEDDMQQIESFNSNERLIIPTIEKAGKKVWRDAHHPLFPFHDLY; encoded by the exons ATGACAGCAGTAAGGATCACTCTCTCAAATGGTCAGCAGATGCCAGTAGTGGGCTTGGGAACATGGAAAAGTGCCCCAGGACAG GTGAAGCAGGCAGTGCTGGCAGCTTTAGATTGTGGTTACAGACACATTGACTGCGCAGCGGCCTATAGCAATGAGCATGAGGTCGGGGAGGTCCTGAACAAACGAGTTGGACCAGGGAAG CTTCTGATGCGAGAAGATATTTTTGTGACCTCTAAGTTGTGGAACACCAAGCACCATCCAGATGATGTAGAGGCGGCCTGCAAGAAGTCTTTGTCAGATCTGGGACTCAGTTACCTGGACCTGTATCTAATGCACTGGCCAATGGCttttga GAGAGGAGACGAGTTGATGCCCAGAGGACCTGATGGCACTATTCGGTATGCTGACACTCACTACAAAGACACGTGGGCTGCCATGGAAAAGCTGGTTGACCAGGGGCTAGTAAAAGCCATTGGCTTGTCAAACTTCAATGCCAGGCAGATTGATGACATTCTTAGCATTGCCAAACACAAGCCAATGGTGAACCAG GTGGAGTGCCATCCATACCTTATCCAGACTCAGCTGCTAGCTCACTGCTGGAGTAAAGGACTGACAGTAACAGCTTATAGTCCTCTTGGTTCTTCTGATCGTCCCTGGTATAAACCTGGAGAACATCTTCTGCTGGATGATCCAAGGGTGCATGATTTGGCCAAGCGCTATAACAAAACCCCTGCACAGGTCATCATCAG ATGGCATGTACAGAGGGGTCTCATTTGCATTCCTAAAAGCGTCACTCCATCTAGGATCAAGCAGAATATTACG gtgtttgattttaaattatcTGAAGACGACATGCAGCAAATTGAATCATTCAATAGCAATGAGAGGCTGATCATTCCAACAATAGAG AAAGCTGGGAAGAAGGTTTGGAGGGATGCACACCATCCTCTTTTTCCCTTCCACGATCTATATTGA
- the akr1a1a gene encoding aldo-keto reductase family 1 member A1-A isoform X2: MTAVRITLSNGQQMPVVGLGTWKSAPGQVKQAVLAALDCGYRHIDCAAAYSNEHEVGEVLNKRVGPGKLLMREDIFVTSKLWNTKHHPDDVEAACKKSLSDLGLSYLDLYLMHWPMAFERGDELMPRGPDGTIRYADTHYKDTWAAMEKLVDQGLVKAIGLSNFNARQIDDILSIAKHKPMVNQVECHPYLIQTQLLAHCWSKGLTVTAYSPLGSSDRPWYKPGEHLLLDDPRVHDLAKRYNKTPAQVIIRWHVQRGLICIPKSVTPSRIKQNITKAGKKVWRDAHHPLFPFHDLY, from the exons ATGACAGCAGTAAGGATCACTCTCTCAAATGGTCAGCAGATGCCAGTAGTGGGCTTGGGAACATGGAAAAGTGCCCCAGGACAG GTGAAGCAGGCAGTGCTGGCAGCTTTAGATTGTGGTTACAGACACATTGACTGCGCAGCGGCCTATAGCAATGAGCATGAGGTCGGGGAGGTCCTGAACAAACGAGTTGGACCAGGGAAG CTTCTGATGCGAGAAGATATTTTTGTGACCTCTAAGTTGTGGAACACCAAGCACCATCCAGATGATGTAGAGGCGGCCTGCAAGAAGTCTTTGTCAGATCTGGGACTCAGTTACCTGGACCTGTATCTAATGCACTGGCCAATGGCttttga GAGAGGAGACGAGTTGATGCCCAGAGGACCTGATGGCACTATTCGGTATGCTGACACTCACTACAAAGACACGTGGGCTGCCATGGAAAAGCTGGTTGACCAGGGGCTAGTAAAAGCCATTGGCTTGTCAAACTTCAATGCCAGGCAGATTGATGACATTCTTAGCATTGCCAAACACAAGCCAATGGTGAACCAG GTGGAGTGCCATCCATACCTTATCCAGACTCAGCTGCTAGCTCACTGCTGGAGTAAAGGACTGACAGTAACAGCTTATAGTCCTCTTGGTTCTTCTGATCGTCCCTGGTATAAACCTGGAGAACATCTTCTGCTGGATGATCCAAGGGTGCATGATTTGGCCAAGCGCTATAACAAAACCCCTGCACAGGTCATCATCAG ATGGCATGTACAGAGGGGTCTCATTTGCATTCCTAAAAGCGTCACTCCATCTAGGATCAAGCAGAATATTACG AAAGCTGGGAAGAAGGTTTGGAGGGATGCACACCATCCTCTTTTTCCCTTCCACGATCTATATTGA